The Mammaliicoccus sciuri genome window below encodes:
- a CDS encoding glycosyltransferase family 2 protein — protein MFISIIVPLYNEETNISILHEKVSNVFLNLPHQFEIIFVDGGSTDASLNLIQTLSEKDEHVKYISFSKNFGKESAMYCGLEHSIGDAVIIMDLDLQHPPEIIPQMIELHLEGYQQVVALRNRDKESFLKRIPAKIFYKLSRKMIDVKLKSGEGDFRLISKEVVESIIKMTEYNRFSKGIFEWVGFNKTTITYDHLDRNQGRSKYSNFKLIDYAIDGIVSFNNKPLRLCFYFGGITMFICLLYILITFINIMIHGIEEPGYFTIISAILFLGGLQLFSLGVIGEYIGRIYYETKDRPKYIIQQTNLKSHE, from the coding sequence ATGTTTATTTCAATTATAGTTCCTCTTTATAATGAGGAAACTAACATCTCTATTTTACATGAAAAAGTATCAAACGTCTTTTTAAATTTGCCTCATCAATTCGAAATCATTTTTGTTGATGGTGGTTCTACAGATGCTTCACTAAATTTAATTCAAACACTATCAGAAAAAGACGAACATGTTAAATACATATCTTTCTCTAAAAATTTCGGCAAAGAATCTGCTATGTATTGTGGCCTTGAGCACAGCATAGGCGATGCTGTTATCATCATGGATTTAGACCTTCAACACCCACCTGAGATAATCCCACAAATGATTGAATTACACCTTGAAGGCTATCAACAAGTCGTCGCATTACGCAATCGCGACAAAGAGTCATTTTTAAAAAGAATCCCAGCTAAAATTTTCTATAAATTATCTAGAAAAATGATTGATGTTAAATTAAAAAGCGGTGAAGGTGACTTTCGCTTAATATCTAAAGAAGTTGTTGAGTCTATCATTAAAATGACAGAATATAATCGCTTCTCTAAAGGTATATTTGAATGGGTTGGTTTTAATAAGACAACTATTACATATGATCATCTAGATAGAAATCAAGGACGTTCTAAATATTCCAACTTTAAATTAATCGATTACGCAATAGATGGTATCGTTAGTTTTAATAATAAACCGCTTCGACTATGCTTTTATTTTGGTGGTATTACAATGTTTATCTGTCTTCTATATATTTTAATTACATTTATAAATATTATGATTCATGGCATCGAAGAACCTGGTTATTTCACAATTATTTCCGCCATTTTATTCCTGGGCGGTCTTCAATTATTTAGTTTAGGTGTTATAGGTGAATACATTGGCCGTATTTATTATGAAACGAAAGATAGACCAAAATATATTATTCAACAAACAAACCTTAAATCTCACGAATAA
- a CDS encoding YfhO family protein: protein MINKIKTFLNNNAIFKYILLFGILAILGHSYILYRYFKDGIIFTGPNDGIEQMVPIQMYLYEHWTHGTFFYSTDLGLGGDMFMDLSYYFSTNILFIINVIFICLGSFIFHFNTDHMLFWAQNAIVLSIVKSFLIMSFTFLYVKKIGLNRTASIVAAFLFAVSPIYFRFTVYWPFFSDVFMLLPLLLFSIERFLKDKKIGMFILIVALTFINNFYFAYYQFLTGLIYFFYRFIFQHKADIVPRMQQLKLLVVASILGLGSSLFIFFHSAHSFIGNNRAIYNGTIPLLSNFNKHDNIFYDNYLIVVLFIAIQALLTIKLYKHYYYRLFSIFTIILMIASFIPYVDSIFNGFSAPQKRWHYLLTFFSSGLIASYVYYFKSISIKQYIITAIPGFVVIFSSYYITKDYVSWIWMVPILFIIGLLVLTIKRFTRLLTLVFATMILLTSFLVSKDHSKNQIYHDDHERRANNFFIQASTFDSGLQRSHVSHLNQQLKPDERLGWRVLTQDNTPMYQHFKGLSLYSSIFDGGLNQYLFEDAKVNLQNESLSRYSDMQDRSNLYSLWSTKYIMKKSYQKSSPANFKLIQDDGKYQILENEQPLPAVKVTDQYYDAHDIDNPLDLEHAMIKGVVTTDKSKVNSEINKAPNLLNQTTITTRDADYQHNMLTVPQNGDGLTIQLPEKLTNQYQDLYLMLHSERELPQSNFTIQVNDYPNNRLFQDSKYRMNQDDLLYRVPVPKDGKIFISLTNGKYKLQLQGLYGENYQTLKQAHKEKRYTYHETNGKINISLKEHKKRDRSHQYTV, encoded by the coding sequence ATGATAAATAAAATAAAAACATTTTTAAATAACAACGCTATTTTCAAATACATTTTGCTTTTCGGTATATTAGCCATTTTAGGTCATAGTTATATACTATACCGCTATTTTAAAGATGGTATTATTTTCACTGGTCCAAATGATGGTATCGAACAAATGGTACCAATTCAAATGTATTTATATGAACATTGGACACATGGAACATTTTTCTATTCAACTGATTTAGGTCTTGGTGGAGATATGTTTATGGATTTGTCTTATTACTTCTCTACGAATATTTTGTTCATTATAAATGTTATTTTTATTTGCTTAGGCTCATTTATCTTTCATTTCAATACGGACCATATGTTATTTTGGGCTCAGAATGCCATTGTCTTATCAATCGTAAAGTCATTTTTAATTATGAGTTTTACCTTTTTATATGTTAAGAAGATTGGCTTAAATCGAACTGCTTCAATAGTTGCTGCTTTTCTATTTGCAGTTTCTCCTATTTATTTTAGGTTTACTGTATATTGGCCATTCTTTAGTGATGTCTTTATGCTATTACCATTATTATTATTCAGTATTGAAAGATTTTTAAAAGATAAAAAAATAGGCATGTTTATCCTAATCGTTGCCTTAACGTTTATCAATAACTTTTATTTTGCATACTATCAATTTTTAACAGGACTCATTTACTTTTTCTATCGATTTATTTTTCAACATAAGGCTGATATCGTACCAAGAATGCAACAACTTAAATTACTTGTAGTAGCGAGTATACTTGGTCTTGGAAGTAGTTTATTTATATTCTTCCACTCTGCCCATAGTTTCATTGGAAATAATCGTGCAATTTATAATGGAACGATTCCATTACTGTCTAACTTTAATAAACACGACAATATATTCTATGACAATTATTTAATTGTTGTACTTTTTATAGCCATTCAGGCGCTTTTAACAATAAAGCTTTACAAACATTATTATTATAGATTATTTAGTATCTTCACGATTATCTTAATGATAGCGAGTTTCATACCTTATGTAGATAGTATTTTTAATGGCTTTTCTGCTCCACAAAAAAGATGGCACTATTTATTAACGTTCTTTTCTAGTGGTTTAATTGCGAGTTACGTATATTACTTTAAATCGATCAGTATCAAGCAATATATCATCACGGCTATACCAGGTTTTGTTGTTATCTTTTCAAGTTATTATATAACTAAAGATTATGTCAGTTGGATTTGGATGGTACCTATTCTATTTATAATAGGATTGCTCGTATTAACCATAAAGCGTTTTACACGTTTATTAACACTTGTATTTGCGACAATGATTTTGTTAACTTCTTTCTTAGTTTCAAAAGATCACAGTAAGAACCAAATCTATCACGATGATCATGAAAGACGTGCGAATAATTTCTTTATTCAAGCAAGTACGTTTGATAGTGGTTTACAACGAAGTCATGTATCACATTTAAACCAACAATTGAAGCCTGATGAAAGATTAGGATGGCGCGTATTAACACAAGACAACACACCTATGTATCAACATTTTAAAGGTCTTAGTTTATACTCGAGTATATTTGATGGTGGTTTGAATCAATATCTTTTTGAAGATGCAAAAGTTAATCTACAGAATGAATCATTAAGTCGTTATAGCGATATGCAAGATCGATCTAACTTATACAGCCTTTGGTCAACAAAGTATATAATGAAGAAATCGTACCAGAAATCATCGCCAGCAAACTTTAAATTAATTCAAGACGATGGCAAATATCAAATATTAGAAAACGAGCAACCATTACCTGCTGTTAAAGTAACCGATCAATATTATGATGCCCATGATATTGATAATCCATTAGATCTTGAACATGCCATGATAAAAGGTGTTGTTACAACAGATAAAAGTAAAGTTAATTCAGAAATAAACAAAGCACCGAATCTACTAAACCAAACGACCATTACAACGCGTGATGCGGATTATCAACACAATATGTTGACCGTGCCTCAAAATGGAGATGGTTTAACGATTCAGCTTCCTGAAAAGTTAACGAATCAATATCAAGATTTATATTTGATGTTACATTCAGAACGTGAATTACCGCAATCAAACTTTACGATTCAAGTAAATGATTATCCAAATAATCGTCTCTTCCAAGATTCGAAATATCGCATGAATCAAGATGATTTACTTTATCGTGTGCCAGTACCTAAAGATGGTAAAATATTTATCTCATTAACGAATGGAAAATATAAATTACAGTTACAAGGTTTATATGGTGAAAATTATCAAACATTGAAGCAAGCTCATAAAGAGAAGCGTTATACTTACCATGAAACAAACGGGAAAATTAATATATCTTTAAAAGAACACAAAAAAAGGGACCGCAGTCATCAATATACCGTATAG
- the ylqF gene encoding ribosome biogenesis GTPase YlqF: MTIQWFPGHMAKARREVTEQLKMVDVVFELVDARIPLSSRNPMIDDIVKQKPRVVILNKKDMSKQSETDKWTQYFKNQGFFPVQIDSKHGKHLGELMKAAQAATKEKFDREKRKGLRPRAIRAMIVGIPNVGKSTLINKLAKKSIAKTGNTPGVTKKQQWIKVGKELELLDTPGILWPKFEDQTIGKKLSLTGAIKDSIVHLDEVAIYGLNFLIDYDPEKLKQFYQIELPEDGDVIGLFDQIGKRRGMLKRGNEVDYESVTELIIRDLRNAKIGHYCFDIYEEMKDGMHETEEH, translated from the coding sequence ATGACAATTCAATGGTTTCCAGGTCATATGGCCAAAGCGAGACGCGAAGTAACAGAACAATTAAAAATGGTAGATGTGGTATTCGAATTAGTCGATGCACGTATTCCGCTATCTTCAAGAAATCCAATGATTGATGACATTGTTAAACAAAAACCTCGTGTTGTAATACTTAATAAAAAAGATATGTCTAAACAAAGTGAAACAGATAAATGGACGCAATACTTTAAAAATCAAGGCTTTTTCCCAGTTCAAATTGATTCGAAACATGGTAAGCATTTAGGTGAGCTTATGAAAGCTGCACAAGCTGCTACTAAAGAAAAATTTGATAGAGAAAAACGTAAAGGTCTTCGTCCGAGAGCAATTAGAGCTATGATAGTTGGTATTCCGAATGTAGGTAAATCCACACTTATCAATAAATTAGCCAAAAAATCAATTGCTAAAACAGGTAATACACCGGGTGTAACGAAAAAACAACAATGGATTAAAGTAGGCAAAGAATTAGAATTGTTAGATACACCAGGGATTTTATGGCCGAAATTTGAAGACCAAACAATCGGTAAAAAGCTAAGTTTAACAGGCGCAATTAAAGACAGCATTGTACATTTAGATGAAGTTGCGATATATGGATTAAACTTTTTAATCGATTATGATCCAGAAAAATTAAAACAATTTTATCAAATTGAATTACCTGAAGACGGTGACGTTATTGGTTTGTTCGATCAAATAGGTAAAAGAAGAGGCATGTTAAAACGTGGTAACGAAGTAGATTATGAGTCTGTTACTGAGTTGATTATTAGAGATTTACGTAATGCTAAAATTGGTCATTACTGCTTCGATATATATGAAGAAATGAAGGATGGCATGCATGAAACAGAAGAGCATTAA
- a CDS encoding ribonuclease HII codes for MKQKSIKEIVEEINQFLTIQEVEASPYNEDERKGVQNALSKRIKQLEKIEQLHHKYIQMNQYEKQVLDLNKDAVICGIDEVGRGPLAGPVVASAVILEQDHQYLGITDSKALSQAKRSYFEQEIYNRARSVGIGIATVEEIDELNIYEATKVAMQRAIDQLSVKPDHLLIDAMKLDNGIPQTSIIKGDLNSVSIAAASVIAKEYRDKLMSQYHNDYPGYDFDKNKGYGTKTHLEGLENYGITPIHRKTFEPIKSKVKY; via the coding sequence ATGAAACAGAAGAGCATTAAAGAAATTGTTGAAGAGATTAATCAATTTTTAACGATTCAAGAAGTTGAAGCATCACCTTATAACGAAGATGAACGTAAAGGCGTTCAAAATGCTTTAAGCAAAAGAATCAAGCAGTTAGAAAAAATAGAACAACTTCACCATAAATATATTCAAATGAATCAATATGAAAAACAAGTATTAGACTTAAACAAAGATGCTGTTATTTGTGGAATTGATGAAGTAGGGAGAGGTCCACTTGCAGGCCCAGTCGTAGCAAGTGCGGTCATTCTTGAACAAGACCATCAATATTTAGGCATTACAGATTCGAAAGCTTTATCACAAGCTAAACGTTCTTATTTCGAACAAGAAATATATAATCGTGCACGTTCAGTAGGTATTGGCATTGCTACAGTTGAAGAAATTGATGAACTTAATATATATGAAGCAACAAAGGTAGCGATGCAACGAGCAATAGACCAATTGTCAGTTAAACCAGATCACTTATTAATAGATGCGATGAAGCTAGATAATGGCATTCCACAAACATCTATTATAAAGGGTGACTTAAATAGTGTTTCTATAGCAGCAGCGAGTGTGATTGCTAAAGAATATCGTGATAAGTTAATGTCTCAATACCATAATGATTATCCTGGATATGATTTTGATAAAAATAAAGGATACGGCACAAAAACACATTTAGAAGGTCTCGAAAATTATGGTATTACACCTATACATCGTAAAACTTTCGAACCTATCAAATCAAAAGTGAAATATTAG